One Candidatus Methylomirabilis tolerans genomic window, GACCGCCAAAGAGAAGGCGAGCATCCTCTCCTTCGTCCTTGACGATGTCCATGCGCACGACATCGGTACGATCCTGGACCAGGAGGGGATTGCGATCCGGACCGGTCATCACTGCGCTCAACCGGTGCTGAAGCGGTTCGGCGTGCCGGCCACCGCCAGGGCGTCGCTGGCTTTCTACAATACGCGGGACGAAATCGACGCATTGGTAAAAGCCATCTACAAGGTCACCGATCTGTTCGGCTGATGTCGGACCTGCGCGAGCTCTACCAGGAGGTCATTCTTGACCATAATAAGCGGCCGCGAAATTTTCGGAAGCTGGAAGGGGCGAACCGTACAGCGGACGGTTACAATCCGCTATGTGGCGACCAGATTACGGTGTACGTGCTTGTCGAGGATGATGCGATCAAGGATATCGCCTTTCAGGGCTCGGGCTGCGCGATTTCGAAAGCATCTGCGTCAGTGATGACTGCAATGGTGAAGGGAAAGACGACCGCAGAAGCTGAGGGCCTGTTTGAAGCTTTTCATA contains:
- a CDS encoding SUF system NifU family Fe-S cluster assembly protein, whose amino-acid sequence is MSDLRELYQEVILDHNKRPRNFRKLEGANRTADGYNPLCGDQITVYVLVEDDAIKDIAFQGSGCAISKASASVMTAMVKGKTTAEAEGLFEAFHKMVTADLSAVSDPLVVGKLAAFAGVREFPVRVKCATLPWHTLHAALEGREQPASTE